In Halobaculum sp. XH14, a single genomic region encodes these proteins:
- a CDS encoding extracellular solute-binding protein, translating to MLSLTTTAGAAAVAGCMGGGSNDGGTDGSGGGGSGDSGSGSGDQNGGSAGGPAGTLGEWSLDINSPAPVAERITGSDWTPPEYDESEVGSAFERMNLGSMKNDPATAWFEDQFQEAVGIESTPVTVPSANAVSKMRTLLSAGSDNPALMQISQEFFMDFVAEGWLEPVDELWNDEAYDLFPPYFQDQLTTGVDPSLDGEHTYIGVALSEAHWFNYSPRVLEELGFEADFLQESTWADVREVCEEASSHSEDYFGFAWWGKGNRYPIYPWLLMTWSRGGSFVQDDGRVVVNSDEAVAALEWQGQLIEEELVPNVTQYGEGGLADLFLSGRLAGYVGKPGMMELAYEEWGDDTDRYDVALPPKASGNDRVSYMNTDFLAINRAAPAETKRAAMLFMDGSRSAIASAQEYDQEGNYPANKAAWDTELLADARHGEMARQNAEIARVELWPSQIRTYDVLVSQLQQVWLQQKSAQAALDDSQEEIDNILSQN from the coding sequence ATGCTGAGTCTCACGACCACCGCAGGTGCTGCAGCCGTCGCTGGCTGCATGGGTGGTGGTTCGAACGATGGCGGCACGGACGGCAGTGGCGGCGGTGGTAGTGGTGACAGCGGGAGCGGTTCGGGCGACCAGAACGGCGGCTCCGCCGGGGGGCCGGCCGGGACCCTCGGCGAGTGGAGTCTCGACATCAACTCGCCGGCGCCCGTGGCCGAGCGTATCACCGGGAGCGACTGGACGCCCCCGGAGTACGACGAGAGCGAAGTCGGTTCGGCCTTCGAACGGATGAACCTCGGTTCGATGAAGAACGACCCCGCGACGGCGTGGTTCGAGGACCAGTTCCAGGAGGCGGTCGGAATCGAGTCCACGCCGGTCACGGTGCCGTCTGCCAACGCCGTCTCGAAGATGCGGACGCTCCTGTCGGCCGGGTCGGACAACCCCGCGCTCATGCAGATCTCCCAGGAGTTCTTCATGGACTTCGTCGCGGAGGGCTGGCTGGAACCGGTCGACGAACTCTGGAACGACGAGGCGTACGACCTCTTCCCGCCGTACTTCCAGGATCAGCTCACGACGGGCGTCGACCCGTCGCTCGACGGCGAGCACACGTACATCGGCGTGGCGCTCAGCGAGGCCCACTGGTTCAACTACAGCCCGAGGGTCCTCGAGGAGCTCGGGTTCGAGGCCGATTTCCTCCAGGAGTCGACCTGGGCGGACGTCCGCGAGGTCTGCGAGGAGGCCAGTTCACACAGCGAGGACTACTTCGGGTTCGCCTGGTGGGGCAAGGGGAACCGCTACCCCATCTACCCGTGGCTGCTGATGACGTGGTCCCGGGGCGGCAGCTTCGTCCAGGACGACGGTCGCGTCGTCGTCAACTCCGACGAGGCCGTCGCCGCGCTCGAGTGGCAGGGACAGCTCATCGAGGAGGAGCTCGTTCCGAACGTGACCCAGTACGGGGAGGGCGGACTCGCCGACCTCTTCCTCAGCGGCCGGCTCGCCGGCTACGTCGGGAAGCCGGGGATGATGGAACTGGCCTACGAGGAGTGGGGCGACGACACGGACCGGTACGATGTCGCGCTCCCGCCGAAGGCGTCGGGCAACGACCGGGTCAGCTACATGAACACCGATTTCCTGGCGATCAACCGGGCCGCGCCCGCGGAGACGAAACGGGCCGCAATGTTGTTCATGGACGGCTCCCGGAGCGCCATCGCGAGCGCACAGGAGTACGACCAGGAGGGGAACTATCCGGCGAACAAGGCCGCCTGGGACACGGAGCTGCTGGCCGACGCCCGGCACGGGGAGATGGCCCGACAGAACGCCGAGATCGCCCGCGTCGAACTGTGGCCGAGCCAGATCCGGACGTACGACGTGCTGGTCAGTCAGCTCCAGCAGGTCTGGCTCCAGCAGAAGTCCGCGCAGGCGGCACTCGACGACTCCCAGGAGGAGATCGACAACATCCTGAGCCAGAACTGA
- a CDS encoding NADP-dependent malic enzyme: MADEDGLGEDAREYHRSDPPGKVEVSTTKPTTDQRDLSLSYSPGVAAPVRDVAANPDAAHEYTARGNLVGVVSDGSAVLGLGDIGPLASKPVMEGKGVLFKRFADVDVFDVELESEDVDAFVAGVAAMEPTFGGINLEDIAAPDCFEIESRLREAMSIPVFHDDQHGTAIISGAALLNAAELVGKELPELQVTFAGAGAAATATAEFYTQLGVRATNVTMCDVHGILTADREDLPGRTRRFARDGEGGELADAVAGADVFVGLSVGGIVDGEMVRSMAENPIIFAMANPDPEIGYETAKDAREDTVIMATGRSDYPNQVNNVLGFPFIFRGALDARATEINEEMKVAAARALAELAREDVPDAVVKAYGDQPLQFGPEYIIPKPMDSRVLLELSPAVAGAAMETGAARTELDLDAYAERLEARLGKSRELLRIVRNEAKADTKRVALAEGTHEKMIRAASRIHDRGIAEPVLVGNRTVIDRTRERLGLDFRPAVVDPREDHDAYADRLYELRRREGLTRSEAVALLRRDTNYLGSVMVERGDADALLTGLTQHYPTALRPPLQVVGTAADADCAAGVYLLTFDDRVVFVADTTVNLDPDETVLAEVTRRTAELARRFDVEPRAALLSHADFGSVENEGTATSRRATELLRADPTVDFQVDGPMQADTAVVADMLDGTSEFSELEAPANVLVFPNLEAGNVGYKLLQRLGGAEAVGPMLVGMDEPVHVLQRGDEVRDIVNLAAVAVTDG; this comes from the coding sequence ATGGCAGACGAAGACGGCCTCGGGGAGGACGCGCGCGAGTACCACCGATCGGACCCGCCGGGAAAGGTCGAGGTCTCGACGACGAAACCGACGACCGACCAGCGGGACCTGTCGCTGTCGTACTCCCCGGGTGTGGCCGCTCCCGTCCGGGACGTCGCGGCGAATCCCGACGCGGCCCACGAGTACACCGCCAGGGGCAACCTCGTCGGCGTCGTCTCCGACGGATCCGCCGTGCTGGGACTCGGTGACATCGGCCCGCTGGCGTCCAAACCCGTGATGGAGGGGAAGGGCGTCCTGTTCAAACGCTTCGCCGACGTCGACGTGTTCGACGTGGAACTCGAGAGCGAGGACGTCGACGCGTTCGTCGCCGGCGTCGCGGCGATGGAGCCGACGTTCGGCGGCATCAACCTCGAGGACATCGCGGCACCCGACTGTTTCGAGATCGAGTCACGGCTCCGCGAGGCGATGTCGATCCCGGTGTTCCACGACGACCAGCACGGCACGGCGATCATCTCCGGTGCCGCCCTCCTGAACGCCGCCGAACTCGTCGGGAAGGAGCTCCCCGAGCTGCAGGTCACGTTCGCCGGTGCCGGAGCGGCCGCGACGGCGACGGCCGAGTTCTACACGCAGCTCGGCGTCCGCGCCACGAACGTCACGATGTGTGACGTCCACGGGATCCTCACGGCCGACCGCGAGGACCTGCCCGGACGGACCCGGCGGTTCGCCAGGGACGGCGAGGGCGGCGAACTGGCCGACGCCGTCGCGGGCGCGGACGTGTTCGTCGGGCTCTCGGTCGGGGGCATCGTGGACGGGGAGATGGTGCGGTCGATGGCCGAGAACCCCATCATCTTCGCCATGGCGAACCCCGACCCGGAGATCGGGTACGAGACGGCGAAGGACGCCCGCGAGGACACGGTCATCATGGCGACCGGACGGTCGGACTATCCGAACCAGGTGAACAACGTGCTCGGCTTTCCGTTCATCTTCCGGGGCGCCCTCGACGCGCGGGCGACCGAGATCAACGAGGAGATGAAGGTCGCGGCCGCCCGGGCGCTGGCTGAGTTGGCCCGCGAGGACGTCCCCGACGCGGTCGTGAAGGCCTACGGCGACCAGCCGCTCCAGTTCGGCCCCGAGTACATCATCCCGAAACCGATGGACTCGCGCGTGTTACTCGAACTCTCGCCGGCCGTCGCAGGGGCGGCGATGGAGACCGGGGCCGCGCGAACCGAACTCGACCTCGACGCGTACGCCGAGCGGCTCGAAGCGCGACTCGGCAAGTCCCGCGAGCTGTTGCGCATCGTCCGCAACGAGGCGAAGGCGGACACGAAGCGGGTCGCCCTCGCCGAGGGGACTCACGAGAAGATGATCCGCGCGGCCTCCCGGATCCACGACCGGGGGATCGCCGAACCGGTGCTCGTCGGGAACCGGACCGTCATCGACCGTACCCGCGAGCGACTCGGACTCGACTTTCGACCGGCCGTGGTCGACCCCCGTGAGGACCACGATGCGTACGCCGACCGGCTGTACGAACTCCGTCGCCGCGAGGGGCTCACGCGGAGCGAGGCGGTCGCGTTGCTCCGGCGGGACACGAACTACCTCGGCAGCGTCATGGTCGAGCGGGGCGACGCGGACGCCCTCCTGACGGGGCTAACCCAGCACTACCCGACCGCGCTCCGTCCGCCGCTGCAGGTCGTCGGCACCGCGGCGGACGCGGACTGTGCGGCCGGCGTGTACCTGCTGACGTTCGACGACCGCGTCGTCTTCGTCGCGGACACGACGGTGAATCTCGACCCCGACGAGACCGTCCTTGCCGAGGTGACCAGACGGACGGCCGAACTGGCGCGGCGCTTCGACGTCGAACCACGGGCGGCCCTGCTCTCGCACGCCGACTTCGGGTCCGTCGAGAACGAGGGGACGGCGACCTCTCGTCGGGCTACCGAACTGCTACGGGCGGACCCGACGGTCGACTTTCAGGTGGACGGTCCGATGCAGGCCGACACCGCGGTCGTCGCGGACATGCTCGACGGGACCTCCGAGTTCTCCGAACTCGAGGCGCCGGCCAACGTGCTCGTCTTCCCGAACCTCGAAGCCGGGAACGTCGGCTACAAGCTGCTCCAGCGGCTCGGCGGGGCGGAAGCCGTCGGCCCGATGCTCGTCGGCATGGACGAGCCGGTCCACGTCCTCCAGCGCGGCGACGAAGTGCGGGACATCGTCAACCTGGCGGCGGTCGCCGTGACGGACGGGTAA
- a CDS encoding carbohydrate ABC transporter permease yields MATKDSVLGSERRYEMIQQVGRIVTGKYVVTAVLTALVLYFTFPVYWTFVSSIKTLDAIHAFPPNIVPEQLIAPVWQNYADLWFQRAFNMFTLNSLVVAVVTTVLVVSFGTLAGYGFSRFRFPYDDYVFIGILGARLLPPIGMLVPFYRLFSIGDLIDTRLALIMVYTYMNLPLVIWLMRNYFVSIPADLDEAAYIDGATRFQTFKDIILPLAKPGVAACAILTFLFSWREFLFAFVLTFTDASKTIPVGAMMMIEDVVILWNYLAAAGFIAMLPALVFVVLFQRHIVSGLTAGAIKG; encoded by the coding sequence ATGGCAACCAAAGACTCCGTACTCGGCTCGGAACGTCGGTACGAGATGATCCAACAGGTCGGGCGGATCGTTACGGGCAAGTACGTCGTGACCGCGGTGCTCACGGCGCTGGTCCTCTACTTCACGTTCCCGGTGTACTGGACGTTCGTCTCCAGCATCAAGACGCTGGACGCGATACACGCCTTCCCGCCGAACATCGTCCCGGAGCAGCTCATCGCCCCGGTCTGGCAGAACTACGCCGACCTCTGGTTCCAGCGGGCGTTCAACATGTTCACCCTCAACAGCCTCGTCGTCGCCGTCGTGACGACGGTGCTGGTGGTCAGCTTCGGGACGCTCGCGGGCTACGGCTTCTCGCGGTTCCGCTTCCCGTACGACGACTACGTGTTCATCGGCATCCTGGGCGCCCGACTGCTCCCCCCGATCGGGATGCTCGTCCCGTTCTACCGGCTGTTCAGCATCGGCGATCTCATCGACACCCGGCTGGCGCTCATCATGGTGTACACGTACATGAACCTCCCGCTGGTGATCTGGCTGATGCGGAACTATTTCGTCTCGATCCCGGCGGACCTGGACGAGGCGGCCTACATCGACGGCGCCACCCGGTTCCAGACGTTCAAGGACATCATCCTGCCGCTGGCGAAGCCGGGCGTCGCCGCCTGCGCCATCCTCACGTTCCTGTTCTCGTGGCGTGAGTTCCTGTTCGCGTTCGTGCTGACGTTCACCGACGCGTCCAAGACGATTCCGGTGGGCGCGATGATGATGATCGAGGACGTGGTCATCCTCTGGAACTACCTCGCGGCGGCGGGCTTCATCGCGATGTTGCCCGCGCTCGTCTTCGTGGTCCTGTTCCAGCGACACATCGTGAGCGGGCTCACCGCCGGGGCGATCAAGGGATAG
- a CDS encoding Ldh family oxidoreductase, with protein sequence MTNHTDDDARIDHERLRTFTTDVFRRAGLSATHAATVAETVVDANLRGIDTHGVVRLEPYVEQLEAGGTNPSPELTVSSRGAGAAVVDGDGGPGQVATLTAMREAIDRAEDAGSAFVGVENSGHFGTASYYTNYAAERGYIGISMTHAGPSVTPTGAADPYFGTNPISFGLPNGDGFPVTLDMATSVTAEGNVILAAEEGDEIPAEWGVDEAGNPTTDPESVHALRPMGGPKGYGLALVIDAFCGVLLDTAFGDDVSGMYDDTSAPQQLGHFVAALDVEAFTELDRFTDRLRRMRDGIKDLRTAPDVDEVLLPGEPEARTRERRLAGGVPVGDGTLGTLRELGDEYGVEL encoded by the coding sequence ATGACGAACCACACTGACGACGACGCTCGAATCGACCACGAACGGCTGCGGACGTTCACGACGGACGTGTTCCGGCGGGCCGGCCTGTCGGCGACCCACGCGGCCACCGTCGCGGAGACGGTCGTCGACGCGAACCTCCGGGGCATCGACACCCACGGCGTCGTCCGCCTCGAACCGTACGTCGAGCAGCTGGAGGCCGGCGGGACGAACCCCTCGCCGGAGCTCACGGTGTCGTCCCGCGGCGCCGGCGCCGCCGTCGTCGACGGCGACGGCGGCCCGGGACAGGTGGCGACGCTCACAGCGATGCGGGAGGCCATCGACCGCGCCGAGGACGCCGGAAGCGCGTTCGTCGGCGTCGAGAACAGCGGCCACTTCGGAACGGCGTCCTACTACACGAACTACGCCGCGGAACGCGGCTACATCGGCATCTCGATGACCCACGCGGGGCCGAGCGTCACCCCGACCGGGGCGGCCGACCCGTACTTCGGGACGAACCCGATCTCGTTCGGGCTGCCGAACGGCGACGGGTTCCCCGTGACGCTGGACATGGCGACGAGCGTCACCGCGGAGGGCAACGTGATCCTCGCGGCCGAGGAGGGCGACGAGATTCCCGCCGAGTGGGGCGTCGACGAGGCGGGCAACCCGACGACCGACCCCGAATCGGTCCACGCGCTCAGGCCGATGGGCGGACCGAAGGGGTACGGGCTCGCGCTCGTCATCGACGCGTTCTGTGGCGTCCTGCTGGACACCGCGTTCGGCGACGACGTGTCCGGGATGTACGACGACACGAGCGCTCCACAGCAGCTCGGCCACTTCGTCGCCGCGCTCGACGTCGAGGCGTTCACCGAACTGGATCGGTTCACCGACCGGCTGCGACGGATGCGAGACGGCATCAAGGACCTCCGAACCGCACCCGACGTCGACGAGGTGCTCCTCCCCGGCGAACCGGAAGCGCGCACCCGCGAACGACGGCTCGCCGGGGGGGTCCCCGTGGGCGATGGAACGCTGGGGACGCTTCGGGAACTCGGCGACGAGTACGGCGTCGAACTCTGA
- a CDS encoding carbohydrate ABC transporter permease — MASKGSTESLREGFGLFSGEETGDVGPVREWINDKFMFIVLTPPLLLLGTIVILPTSYLVWTSTHITNQYSPDEFIGLQNFLQVLQDPMFYLSLQHSVLYVLGSVSIAFVLGLTAALAINQVVSKRVRSTFTVLILLAWAVPLVVTGLIWRFMLHADYGIVNGLLTQLGLISENLGFITDPTLAFVSVVIVDAWARAPFAAILLLAGLQTIPEDLYEAANVDGANFLHQFRDITIPHLKPQAAIALLIMSMFAFRTFSVVFAMTGGGPANATRVLATYIYQVGINQSRLGYASALSIVMIVITMIFVTIYVLQVQEDALETA, encoded by the coding sequence ATGGCATCGAAGGGGTCGACAGAAAGTCTTCGCGAAGGGTTCGGTCTCTTCAGCGGAGAGGAAACGGGCGACGTCGGACCGGTCCGGGAGTGGATCAATGACAAGTTCATGTTCATCGTCCTCACGCCGCCGCTGTTGCTGCTGGGGACCATCGTTATTCTCCCGACGAGCTATCTGGTGTGGACCAGCACTCACATAACCAACCAGTACAGTCCCGACGAGTTCATCGGATTGCAGAACTTCCTGCAGGTGTTGCAGGACCCGATGTTCTACCTGTCGTTGCAACACTCGGTCCTGTACGTCCTGGGTTCGGTCTCGATCGCGTTCGTCCTCGGCCTGACGGCCGCGCTCGCTATCAACCAGGTCGTCTCGAAGCGTGTCAGGAGCACGTTCACCGTGTTGATCCTGCTCGCGTGGGCGGTTCCGCTCGTCGTGACGGGCCTCATCTGGCGGTTCATGCTCCACGCCGACTACGGCATCGTGAACGGACTGCTCACCCAGCTCGGGCTCATCTCGGAGAACCTCGGGTTCATCACCGACCCGACGCTCGCGTTCGTCTCGGTCGTCATCGTCGACGCCTGGGCGCGCGCACCGTTCGCGGCGATCCTGCTTCTCGCGGGGCTCCAGACGATCCCGGAGGACCTCTACGAGGCCGCGAACGTCGACGGCGCGAACTTCCTGCACCAGTTCCGGGACATCACGATCCCGCACCTGAAGCCGCAGGCGGCGATCGCGCTGCTCATCATGTCGATGTTCGCGTTCCGGACGTTCTCGGTCGTCTTCGCCATGACCGGGGGCGGACCGGCCAACGCCACGCGCGTGCTCGCCACGTACATCTATCAGGTGGGCATCAACCAGTCGCGGCTCGGCTACGCGTCGGCACTCTCCATCGTCATGATCGTCATCACGATGATCTTCGTCACGATCTACGTCCTGCAGGTCCAGGAAGACGCGCTCGAAACAGCATAA
- a CDS encoding ABC transporter ATP-binding protein: protein MSETDTADPERTDTRTAPSDSYLEIDGLTKVYDDGGSGVVAVDDMNIGIEEGEFIVFVGPSGCGKSTTLRSVAGLEEITEGQIVINGENVEGQPPRQRDVAMVFQSYALYPHMTVRENMEYPLKVRSVPKDERERRVQESARLLEIPELLERQPKDLSGGQQQRVALGRAIVREPRVFLFDEPLSNLDAKLRVQMRTELNKLHNEIGKTSIYVTHDQAEAMTLGDRVVVMYDGEVQQIAPPQQVYDQPANEFVGGFMGSPSMNFFDASVAVDAGEIRTDAFTIPLPDWMRGELDRTGEFDARFGVRPEDVSVEAHNAGTDADSHTTVDVVVVEEMGSNFLLTVTGNGIEYKAIVEPNSDIQRGDSLSFEFNLEKCHLFDASTGDSLVHDAGR from the coding sequence ATGAGCGAGACAGATACCGCCGATCCCGAACGGACCGACACACGCACTGCCCCCAGCGATTCCTACCTGGAAATCGACGGCCTGACCAAGGTGTACGACGACGGCGGCAGCGGCGTCGTCGCGGTCGACGACATGAACATCGGCATCGAGGAGGGCGAGTTCATCGTGTTCGTCGGCCCGTCCGGCTGTGGAAAGTCGACGACGCTCCGCTCGGTCGCGGGGCTCGAAGAGATCACCGAGGGCCAGATCGTCATCAACGGGGAGAACGTGGAGGGGCAACCCCCGCGCCAGCGCGACGTCGCGATGGTGTTCCAGTCGTACGCGCTGTACCCACACATGACCGTCCGCGAGAACATGGAGTACCCGCTCAAGGTCCGGAGCGTTCCGAAGGACGAGCGGGAACGGCGGGTCCAGGAGAGCGCGAGGCTGCTGGAGATTCCCGAACTGCTCGAACGGCAGCCGAAGGACCTCTCGGGCGGCCAGCAGCAGCGGGTCGCGCTCGGACGGGCGATCGTCCGCGAGCCGCGGGTGTTCCTGTTCGACGAGCCGCTGTCGAACCTCGACGCGAAGCTCCGGGTGCAGATGCGGACGGAGCTCAACAAGCTCCACAACGAGATCGGCAAGACGTCGATCTACGTAACCCACGACCAGGCGGAGGCGATGACGCTGGGCGACCGCGTCGTCGTCATGTACGACGGCGAGGTCCAGCAGATCGCGCCCCCACAGCAGGTGTACGACCAGCCCGCCAACGAGTTCGTCGGCGGCTTCATGGGGAGCCCCTCGATGAACTTCTTCGACGCGTCGGTGGCCGTCGACGCCGGGGAGATCCGGACGGACGCGTTCACGATCCCGCTGCCCGACTGGATGCGCGGGGAACTGGACCGGACCGGCGAGTTCGACGCGCGGTTCGGCGTCCGGCCCGAGGACGTCAGCGTCGAGGCGCACAACGCCGGAACGGACGCCGACAGCCACACGACCGTCGACGTGGTCGTCGTCGAGGAGATGGGCTCGAACTTCCTCCTCACGGTGACGGGCAACGGCATCGAGTACAAGGCCATCGTCGAACCGAACAGCGACATCCAGCGGGGCGACTCGCTGAGCTTCGAGTTCAACCTCGAGAAGTGCCACCTGTTCGACGCGTCGACGGGCGACTCGCTGGTCCACGACGCCGGCCGGTGA
- a CDS encoding mandelate racemase/muconate lactonizing enzyme family protein: MRIRDVHGYAVSSPIEPPQERQFHGGTRRLHKRDVVIVVVETADGERGFATAGASSSAMREYFEGDSQGTFADVLEDDIADALVGETIEEPADVRPLIEATSLPAHVKTEAISALDVALYDVHGKQLGAPVYELLAEQYDDHDGPEPTGIPLYASAGMYMEPEGYVEQAETLEELGFFGYKYRPGIGPDGDRRTVSLLADAVDDIEIMLDVHTWWKIERGYDAETVRDLVTHAGEHGAYWVEEPVEPGQYERYVELATEGVPLAGGESESPAGLVELGETGAVDFLQGDVRHHEGFSGCRAAIELCCGRDTEFVPHNFGTWFGLLANAHLVAAAPDVRLLEYPVFENDPLLAADADPGMYRNDVAFDLIEGTPAIEDGHLSLPDEPGLGVEIDLDVVDEYPFADGPWTEFEYHDEAVSR, translated from the coding sequence ATGCGGATCCGAGACGTCCATGGGTATGCAGTGTCGTCGCCGATAGAACCACCACAGGAGCGCCAGTTCCACGGCGGAACCCGCCGGCTTCACAAGCGCGACGTCGTCATCGTCGTCGTCGAGACGGCCGACGGCGAGCGCGGTTTCGCGACCGCGGGGGCCAGTAGTTCGGCGATGCGCGAGTACTTCGAGGGTGACTCGCAGGGAACGTTCGCCGACGTCCTCGAGGATGACATCGCCGACGCGCTCGTGGGCGAAACGATCGAAGAACCGGCGGACGTGCGGCCGCTCATCGAGGCGACGTCGCTTCCGGCACACGTCAAGACCGAGGCGATCTCCGCGCTCGACGTGGCGCTGTACGACGTTCACGGGAAGCAACTGGGGGCGCCGGTGTACGAACTGCTCGCCGAGCAGTACGACGACCACGACGGCCCTGAGCCGACGGGGATCCCCCTCTACGCGAGCGCCGGGATGTACATGGAGCCGGAGGGGTACGTCGAACAGGCCGAGACGCTGGAGGAACTCGGGTTCTTCGGCTACAAGTACCGGCCCGGAATCGGCCCGGATGGGGACCGACGGACCGTTTCGCTGCTCGCCGACGCCGTCGACGACATCGAGATCATGCTCGACGTCCACACCTGGTGGAAGATCGAGCGGGGGTACGACGCGGAGACGGTCCGGGACCTCGTGACCCACGCGGGCGAACACGGCGCCTACTGGGTGGAGGAGCCGGTCGAACCCGGCCAGTACGAGCGCTACGTCGAGCTGGCGACGGAGGGCGTTCCGCTCGCGGGCGGGGAGAGCGAGTCGCCCGCCGGCCTGGTCGAACTCGGCGAGACCGGCGCGGTCGACTTTCTCCAGGGCGACGTTCGCCACCACGAGGGGTTCAGCGGCTGTCGGGCGGCCATCGAGCTGTGCTGCGGGCGGGACACGGAGTTCGTTCCCCACAACTTCGGGACGTGGTTCGGACTGCTGGCCAACGCCCACCTGGTCGCGGCAGCACCCGACGTCCGGCTCCTCGAGTACCCGGTGTTCGAGAACGACCCGCTGCTCGCGGCCGACGCCGACCCCGGAATGTACCGGAACGACGTCGCGTTCGATCTCATCGAGGGGACGCCCGCCATCGAGGACGGCCACCTCTCGCTCCCCGACGAGCCGGGCCTCGGCGTGGAGATCGACCTGGACGTCGTCGACGAGTACCCCTTCGCCGACGGGCCGTGGACCGAGTTCGAGTACCACGACGAGGCGGTGTCCCGGTAA
- a CDS encoding enolase C-terminal domain-like protein, whose translation MSSGSTYEAEPSDRRVTDLEVIPVAHREPALRNSWGAHSGVAARTIVRVTTADGAVGVGETYGDPKIIDALERAASLVEGMNPHARKPLELRLQDPMTYGAIDTALLDLVGKEFGEPASTLLGGKVRDEVEYSGYLFYKYEDEEPETARIAPYAVDSPETLVEEAREFVDAHGFSTLKVKGGVLEPDEELRSLELLAEEFGHDTPLRIDPNGTWSVETASRIARRVEQSDLRVQFLEDPVPTMNAHARLKRNTSLPVATNMYVVEFDQLAPAVRTDAVDVVLSDHHYWGGLTGNLRLNDVAETFDLGVGMHSNSHLGVSMAAMTHVAAAMSNLGYAPDTHYPWMADDVVADAPIEFEDGAIPVPDGPGLGVEIDESKLERLAERYEETDPLAYSDVSSMAAEYADAETDVGRSDWLPNKPRW comes from the coding sequence ATGAGTTCAGGATCCACGTACGAAGCCGAACCGAGCGACAGACGCGTCACCGACCTCGAAGTGATCCCGGTTGCCCACCGGGAACCCGCCCTCCGGAACTCGTGGGGGGCACACTCGGGCGTCGCCGCGCGGACCATCGTCCGCGTCACGACCGCCGACGGGGCGGTCGGCGTCGGCGAGACGTACGGCGACCCGAAGATCATCGACGCGCTCGAACGCGCCGCGAGCCTGGTCGAGGGGATGAACCCCCACGCACGGAAGCCGCTCGAACTCCGCCTCCAGGACCCGATGACCTACGGCGCCATCGACACCGCGCTGCTGGACCTCGTCGGCAAGGAGTTCGGCGAACCGGCGTCCACCCTGCTGGGCGGGAAAGTCCGCGACGAGGTGGAGTACTCCGGCTACCTCTTCTACAAGTACGAGGACGAGGAGCCCGAAACGGCCCGGATCGCGCCCTACGCCGTCGATTCGCCGGAGACGCTCGTCGAGGAAGCGCGCGAGTTCGTCGACGCGCACGGGTTCTCGACGCTGAAAGTGAAAGGCGGCGTGCTGGAACCCGACGAGGAGCTCCGGTCGCTCGAACTGCTCGCCGAGGAGTTCGGACACGACACGCCGCTCCGCATCGACCCGAACGGGACCTGGAGCGTCGAGACCGCCTCGAGAATCGCTCGGCGCGTCGAGCAGTCGGACCTCCGCGTCCAGTTCCTCGAGGACCCGGTTCCGACGATGAACGCGCACGCCCGCCTGAAGCGGAACACGTCGCTGCCGGTCGCGACCAACATGTACGTCGTCGAGTTCGACCAGCTCGCGCCGGCGGTGCGGACGGACGCCGTCGACGTCGTGCTCAGCGACCACCACTACTGGGGCGGGCTGACCGGCAACCTCCGGCTCAACGACGTCGCCGAGACGTTCGATCTCGGCGTGGGGATGCACTCGAACTCGCATCTGGGCGTGAGCATGGCCGCGATGACACACGTCGCGGCCGCGATGTCGAACCTGGGGTACGCCCCCGACACGCACTACCCGTGGATGGCCGACGACGTCGTCGCCGACGCCCCGATCGAGTTTGAGGACGGGGCGATCCCCGTGCCCGACGGCCCGGGACTGGGCGTCGAGATCGACGAGTCGAAGCTCGAGCGGCTGGCCGAGCGCTACGAGGAGACCGACCCCCTCGCGTACTCCGACGTGAGCTCGATGGCCGCCGAGTACGCCGACGCCGAAACCGACGTCGGGCGCTCCGATTGGCTTCCGAACAAGCCGCGCTGGTAA